One part of the Falco peregrinus isolate bFalPer1 chromosome 14, bFalPer1.pri, whole genome shotgun sequence genome encodes these proteins:
- the NUDT7 gene encoding peroxisomal coenzyme A diphosphatase NUDT7, translated as MAAAQREDDMERRRVKESARRRLREFDVGDRFSRLPLPKASVLLPLTVRAGKLHLLLTVRAMQLRRSPGEVCFPGGKREAIDKDEIDTALREAKEEVGLQPEKVEVVCRLVPGIDKMNHVVTPVVGFIEDTFQATPNPDEVSDVFVVPLEYFVKPLNYKTLPYKTSSGYSGWMHCFIYDDHERKMSFKIWGLTAHFAVFLALVIFGKHPTFKVEYDLDNLISSAETNFMNLYASIYERKKSNL; from the exons AAGGCGCGTAAAAGAGAGCGCCCGGCGGCGCCTGAGGGAGTTCGATGTTGGGGACAGGTTCTCCCGCCTGCCGCTGCCCAAAGCCTCCGTCCTCCTGCCGCTGACGGTGCGGGCGGGGAAGCTGCACTTGCTGCTCACGGTGCGGGCCATGCAG CTGAGAAGATCACCAGGGGAAGTGTGTTTTCCAGGCGGTAAAAGGGAAGCCATCGATAAAGATGAAATTGATACTGCCCTCCGAGAAGCCAAAGAAGAAGTGGGACTCCAGCCAGAGAAGGTGGAAGTCGTCTGTAGGCTTGTGCCTGGAATTGATAAA aTGAATCATGTGGTAACACCAGTTGTAGGATTTATAGAGGATACGTTCCAGGCCACTCCTAATCCGGATGAAGTGAGTGATGTTTTTGTTGTGCCACTGGAGTATTTTGTCAAGCCTTTAAATTACAAGACCTTGCCTTACAAAACCTCATCTGGTTACTCAGGTTGGATGCACTGTTTTATATATGATGACCATGAACGTAAAATGTCATTCAAGATATGGGGACTTACTGCAcactttgctgtatttcttgcTCTTGTAATTTTTGGAAAGCATCCTACCTTCAAAGTTGAGTATGATCTTGACAACTTAATTTCATCCGCTGAGACTAACTTCATGAATTTATATGCATCCatatatgaaagaaagaagagtaaTCTATGA